From a region of the Rhodococcus sp. 4CII genome:
- a CDS encoding TIGR03618 family F420-dependent PPOX class oxidoreductase — protein MPTLQDAFGLARADQGLAVVATLRADTTIQSSVVNTGILAHPVTGESVLAFVALGKVKLANLRARPQVTTTFRDGWQWATVEGRAELAGPDDPQPWLDSERLRLLLRDIFVAAGGTHDDWSEYDRVMAADRRTAVFVRPDRIYSNPAPASTD, from the coding sequence GTGCCTACTCTTCAGGACGCCTTCGGGCTCGCTCGTGCCGATCAAGGGTTGGCAGTAGTTGCCACCCTGCGCGCCGACACAACCATCCAGTCGAGCGTGGTCAATACCGGCATCCTCGCGCATCCCGTCACGGGCGAGAGCGTGCTGGCCTTCGTTGCGCTCGGCAAGGTCAAGTTGGCCAATCTTCGGGCCCGTCCCCAGGTGACGACGACTTTTCGCGATGGCTGGCAGTGGGCCACTGTCGAAGGTCGTGCGGAACTCGCCGGTCCGGACGATCCTCAGCCCTGGCTGGATTCCGAGCGGTTGCGGTTACTGTTGCGCGACATCTTCGTCGCGGCGGGCGGAACCCATGACGACTGGTCGGAGTACGACCGTGTAATGGCCGCAGACCGCCGAACCGCGGTGTTCGTCCGGCCCGATCGCATTTACAGCAACCCGGCGCCGGCGAGCACGGATTGA
- a CDS encoding WhiB family transcriptional regulator has protein sequence MCTRPGNWEIRAACRGVASSVFFSPDGERGIARARRESGAREICHDCPVLAQCRDHALSNGEPYGIWGGMTEADRRRHTRTLRRGQH, from the coding sequence ATCTGCACCCGCCCCGGGAATTGGGAGATCCGCGCCGCGTGCCGCGGAGTCGCATCGTCCGTGTTCTTCTCCCCCGACGGAGAACGCGGTATTGCCCGGGCCCGACGCGAATCGGGCGCCCGAGAGATCTGTCACGACTGCCCTGTCCTCGCCCAGTGCCGCGACCACGCTTTGAGCAACGGCGAACCCTACGGAATCTGGGGTGGTATGACCGAAGCCGACCGCCGACGGCACACTCGCACACTCCGTCGCGGCCAACACTGA
- a CDS encoding WhiB family transcriptional regulator, which yields MSTLVTTLQPEDTELWQWRLAARCQEEDAEIFFPADAERRNARSEREDLAKEFCRGCAVVEQCLEYALHTGQQHGVWGATTPGERLARLGG from the coding sequence ATGTCGACACTCGTGACAACACTGCAGCCTGAAGACACCGAGCTGTGGCAATGGCGACTGGCGGCGCGGTGCCAGGAGGAAGATGCCGAGATCTTCTTCCCGGCGGATGCCGAACGCAGGAACGCGCGATCTGAGCGGGAAGATCTCGCCAAGGAATTCTGCCGCGGCTGCGCGGTGGTGGAGCAATGCCTCGAATACGCCCTCCACACCGGCCAACAGCACGGCGTCTGGGGTGCGACGACACCGGGTGAACGGCTCGCACGACTCGGCGGGTAA
- a CDS encoding GNAT family N-acetyltransferase — protein sequence MPSELTLSTLDVIEVSWFDPDAAALRAAMAAEVGPRYSDRVSTADRTATNAVDPQSVFLTVVAYAVHTETREAVGHAALRRNGEDLELKRMFVKSEHRGTGVSTALLSAVEDAAVRAARSRLILQTGDRQPDAVRLYEKSGYSRIPTFSPYEILPFSKCFEKVFDHR from the coding sequence ATGCCCTCTGAACTGACACTCTCGACCCTTGATGTGATCGAAGTGTCGTGGTTCGACCCCGACGCGGCGGCCTTGCGAGCAGCCATGGCCGCAGAGGTCGGGCCGCGATACAGCGACCGGGTGTCGACGGCAGACCGCACAGCCACCAATGCGGTTGACCCGCAGTCCGTTTTCCTCACAGTGGTCGCGTATGCCGTGCATACCGAAACCCGAGAAGCCGTCGGCCACGCCGCGCTTCGGCGGAACGGCGAGGATCTGGAGTTGAAGCGGATGTTCGTCAAAAGCGAGCACCGCGGAACCGGTGTATCGACGGCATTGTTGAGCGCGGTCGAAGATGCCGCTGTAAGGGCGGCACGATCTCGTTTGATCCTCCAGACCGGCGACCGGCAACCGGATGCGGTGAGATTATACGAGAAGAGTGGTTACTCCCGGATTCCGACCTTCTCCCCTTACGAAATCCTGCCCTTCTCGAAGTGTTTCGAGAAGGTATTCGACCACCGGTGA
- a CDS encoding VWA domain-containing protein: MSVSGFTSPLWLLFAAIIAALLAGYLWVQRRRRRNFLRFTNFELLDSVAPRRRGLSRHVPIALMLIGLVLLTVALAGPTAARRVPRNRATVMLVIDVSLSMRSTDVSPTRLAAAQAGAKTFAETLTPGINLGLESFAGTASVLVSPVVDHAAVSRALDHLQLAERTATGEAIFTALQAIDTLGSVLGGGDGGPPPARIVLLSDGKQTEPAALDDPRGAFTAARLAKQKNVPISTISFGTTHGTVDIQGRTVPVPVDDDSLREIADLSGGSFFTATTADELDASYQDLQQQIGYENQLGDASRPWLILGSALVAAAAATGLALTRRLA, encoded by the coding sequence ATGAGCGTGTCCGGGTTCACTTCACCGTTGTGGTTGCTGTTCGCGGCAATCATTGCCGCCCTGCTGGCCGGGTATCTGTGGGTGCAGCGCCGGAGACGCAGAAACTTTCTGCGGTTCACCAACTTCGAACTGCTCGACAGCGTGGCACCCCGCCGACGTGGGTTGTCCCGGCATGTCCCCATTGCGCTGATGCTGATCGGCCTGGTGCTGTTGACGGTCGCACTGGCCGGGCCGACCGCCGCCCGTAGGGTTCCGCGCAATCGGGCCACGGTGATGCTGGTGATCGACGTGTCGTTATCGATGCGTTCGACGGATGTGTCACCGACACGTCTCGCGGCGGCGCAGGCCGGCGCGAAGACGTTCGCCGAGACCCTCACCCCGGGCATCAATCTCGGGCTCGAGTCGTTTGCCGGAACGGCGTCGGTTCTGGTCTCCCCTGTCGTCGACCATGCCGCCGTCTCACGCGCGCTCGATCACCTCCAATTGGCCGAGCGGACCGCGACCGGGGAAGCAATTTTCACCGCGTTGCAGGCGATCGACACCCTCGGTAGCGTGCTCGGCGGTGGCGACGGCGGTCCGCCGCCGGCCCGGATCGTCCTGTTGTCGGACGGCAAACAGACCGAGCCCGCCGCCCTGGACGACCCGCGCGGCGCGTTCACCGCCGCCCGGCTGGCGAAACAGAAGAACGTCCCGATCTCGACGATCTCCTTCGGCACCACCCACGGCACGGTCGACATTCAAGGCCGGACCGTCCCCGTCCCCGTCGACGACGACTCCCTCCGGGAGATCGCCGACCTATCCGGTGGATCATTCTTCACCGCCACCACCGCCGACGAACTCGATGCCAGCTACCAGGACCTCCAGCAGCAGATCGGTTACGAGAACCAACTCGGCGACGCCAGCCGGCCCTGGCTGATCCTCGGTTCCGCACTGGTCGCCGCGGCCGCCGCCACGGGCCTAGCGTTGACCCGGCGCCTGGCCTGA
- a CDS encoding CD225/dispanin family protein has protein sequence MESPLSEPAPNEPERSPSVTGSSSVAQPRPSSNAGWAVVSLLFFWPLAFSAFHHAFEVYPLWAGGDTDGALYASRRVRKLGQLSLWIFGALLLLAVVLYVIAAIVLISHGGDGGQFHHHRSE, from the coding sequence ATGGAGTCTCCGCTCTCCGAACCCGCACCAAACGAGCCGGAACGCTCCCCTTCCGTCACGGGCAGCAGTTCCGTTGCGCAGCCGAGACCGAGCAGCAATGCCGGCTGGGCGGTGGTGTCACTGCTGTTTTTCTGGCCGCTGGCATTTTCTGCGTTTCACCACGCGTTCGAGGTGTATCCATTGTGGGCCGGTGGTGATACCGACGGCGCACTCTACGCCTCGCGCCGGGTCCGCAAACTCGGCCAGTTGTCGCTGTGGATCTTCGGCGCCCTGCTGCTCCTCGCGGTCGTCCTGTACGTGATCGCGGCGATTGTGCTGATCTCCCACGGCGGGGACGGCGGCCAGTTCCACCACCACCGAAGCGAGTGA
- a CDS encoding HAMP domain-containing sensor histidine kinase translates to MNVAPMWLTPSRWGLALRSALSAGVVVAAALALGAAALLFVLDRALLFALDEAATSRAADIVAGLRTDSPADLDSQLLDTDQRITLVQVVDSGSRVVRSSADEPGLPVTGIQPPPGSEPLRGLVTPGADGADLRVTVQGTRGVGGDYSVIVAASEEPVEATLATVGGLLAVGAPVIAVVAAAATFKLVRRSLRSVERIRTEVATISSTDLSERVPVPRPRDEIAALACTMNDMLARLQSGHAAQRRFVADASHELRNPLATVTAALEVADARPEILDQELIRGTLLPEAMRMQLLVDDLVLLARADERGLPLRVVDVDLDDVVDSEVRRTRPGDRVTVKAEVTPVRIRGDADQLSRAVRNLIDNAVRYAATTVTAAVHRRGGTAYVVVDDDGPGIPEPDRMRVFERFVRLDSARSRYAGGSGLGLAIVAEIVSAHDGSVRIDSTAGGGTRVVITLPAGQPNP, encoded by the coding sequence ATGAATGTCGCACCGATGTGGTTGACACCGTCCCGGTGGGGGCTGGCCCTGCGTTCGGCCCTGAGTGCCGGTGTGGTGGTCGCGGCCGCACTGGCGTTAGGCGCGGCGGCGCTGCTGTTCGTGCTCGACCGGGCCCTGCTCTTCGCGCTCGACGAGGCCGCGACCTCCCGCGCCGCAGACATCGTCGCCGGATTGCGCACCGACTCACCGGCCGACCTCGACAGCCAGCTCCTCGACACCGATCAGCGCATCACCCTGGTGCAGGTCGTCGACAGCGGAAGCCGGGTGGTGCGATCCTCGGCGGACGAGCCCGGTCTCCCGGTCACCGGGATCCAGCCCCCGCCGGGGAGCGAACCACTTCGCGGGTTGGTCACACCGGGAGCGGATGGGGCCGATCTTCGGGTCACGGTGCAGGGGACGCGCGGGGTCGGCGGCGACTACAGCGTGATCGTTGCTGCCAGCGAGGAGCCGGTGGAGGCGACCTTGGCCACCGTCGGCGGACTCCTCGCGGTCGGGGCACCGGTCATCGCCGTCGTCGCGGCGGCGGCGACCTTCAAACTGGTACGGCGCTCATTGCGGTCGGTCGAACGGATCCGCACCGAGGTGGCCACGATTTCGAGCACCGATCTGAGCGAACGAGTACCGGTACCGCGCCCACGCGACGAGATCGCCGCGCTCGCATGCACGATGAACGACATGCTCGCCCGTCTGCAGAGCGGGCATGCCGCTCAGCGGCGGTTCGTCGCCGATGCCTCCCACGAGTTGCGCAATCCCCTGGCGACCGTGACCGCGGCCTTGGAGGTGGCTGATGCGCGCCCCGAAATCCTCGACCAGGAGCTGATCCGTGGCACCCTCCTGCCCGAGGCGATGCGGATGCAGCTACTCGTCGACGACCTGGTCTTGCTGGCGCGGGCCGACGAGCGGGGCCTGCCGCTCCGGGTCGTCGATGTCGATCTCGACGACGTCGTCGACAGCGAAGTCCGCCGCACACGTCCCGGTGACCGCGTCACCGTGAAAGCCGAGGTGACTCCGGTGCGCATTCGCGGTGACGCGGATCAGCTGTCGCGGGCGGTGCGAAACCTGATCGACAACGCAGTGCGGTACGCGGCCACGACCGTGACGGCGGCGGTCCACCGTCGGGGCGGTACCGCGTACGTCGTTGTCGACGACGACGGACCGGGGATACCGGAGCCCGACAGGATGCGGGTGTTCGAGCGGTTCGTGAGACTGGACTCGGCGAGATCGCGGTACGCGGGAGGATCCGGTCTCGGTTTGGCGATCGTCGCCGAAATCGTCTCAGCCCATGACGGTTCGGTGCGGATCGACTCGACGGCGGGTGGCGGGACACGGGTCGTGATCACCCTTCCGGCGGGGCAGCCGAATCCGTAG
- a CDS encoding HAMP domain-containing sensor histidine kinase: MSPSSPGLPKRSLSVRARVAWAAGLAAALVVLLGAGLAAVTWVTNEYQQRDRRVDAVAEALAGSGNPITRGQGYVATLRIDDTVAETTPVILPATTPGLSTAVVHGVTYRVRTLPVAGPGGALLSVGVRDNPTRVLVGPLARRLALAGALAVALAAALGWWFAGRAVRPLRQLITQTRTLTSEGVPAPAPVRGAAEAEELSRAITDMWTRMTIAQERTRSALDSARGFAAAAAHELRTPLTAMRTDLDMLRTQPLGQPELDEILGDLIRTQRRVESTVTALGHLAAGEMMRPEDRITFDVTELFDRLAQEDARTHPTVRITTRGDQPLLMTGWPDGIRLAADNLVRNALTHGRATEIELSATVVDHADRRRIELCVDDNGVGLPLTYRERVLGRFERGPHPQVSGSGLGLALVAQQAALHGGSITLTDSPLGGLRATLKIDTTDVTAR; encoded by the coding sequence GTGAGCCCGTCATCGCCTGGGTTGCCGAAACGGTCGCTGTCGGTGCGGGCCCGGGTCGCGTGGGCGGCGGGACTCGCGGCCGCGCTGGTCGTATTGCTCGGGGCCGGCCTGGCTGCGGTGACATGGGTGACCAACGAGTATCAGCAACGCGACCGCCGCGTCGACGCCGTGGCCGAAGCCTTGGCCGGTAGCGGAAACCCGATCACCCGCGGTCAGGGATACGTCGCAACTCTCAGGATCGACGACACCGTCGCCGAAACGACGCCGGTGATTCTGCCCGCGACGACGCCCGGGCTGAGCACCGCAGTCGTTCACGGGGTCACGTATCGGGTGCGCACCCTTCCCGTGGCCGGACCCGGCGGGGCGCTGTTGTCGGTGGGAGTGCGGGACAACCCAACCAGAGTGCTGGTCGGTCCGCTCGCCCGCCGCCTCGCCCTCGCCGGGGCTCTGGCGGTTGCCCTTGCCGCGGCATTGGGCTGGTGGTTCGCCGGCCGTGCCGTGCGCCCGCTGCGCCAGCTGATCACCCAGACCCGCACCCTGACCTCCGAGGGCGTCCCTGCGCCCGCCCCGGTGCGCGGCGCCGCCGAGGCAGAGGAGCTCTCCCGCGCGATCACCGACATGTGGACCCGAATGACCATTGCACAGGAACGCACCCGGTCGGCGTTGGATTCCGCCCGCGGCTTCGCCGCTGCCGCTGCCCACGAACTGCGCACTCCCCTCACCGCGATGCGCACGGATCTGGACATGCTGCGTACTCAACCGCTCGGACAGCCCGAACTCGACGAGATCCTGGGCGACCTGATCCGCACGCAACGACGCGTCGAGTCGACCGTCACCGCGCTCGGTCACCTCGCTGCCGGCGAGATGATGAGGCCCGAGGACCGGATCACGTTCGACGTCACCGAATTATTCGACCGCTTGGCACAGGAAGATGCGCGCACACATCCCACCGTGCGGATTACGACCCGCGGCGATCAGCCCCTCCTCATGACCGGATGGCCCGACGGCATCCGGCTCGCGGCCGACAACCTGGTCCGCAACGCCCTCACCCACGGGCGCGCAACGGAAATCGAACTGTCCGCCACCGTCGTCGACCACGCAGACCGCCGACGGATCGAGCTGTGCGTCGACGACAACGGTGTCGGCCTGCCCCTGACCTACCGTGAACGCGTCCTGGGACGATTTGAACGCGGACCCCACCCGCAGGTCAGCGGATCCGGCCTAGGTCTCGCTCTCGTCGCGCAACAAGCCGCGCTCCACGGCGGCAGTATCACCCTCACCGACAGCCCGCTCGGCGGGCTGCGCGCAACCCTGAAGATCGACACCACTGACGTCACCGCGAGATAG
- a CDS encoding response regulator transcription factor, which translates to MLMVDDDPDVRRSVARGLRMSGFTVDTAVDGRDALRQVGAAAPDAVVLDIQMPGLDGVAVVTALRAMGNDVPICVLSALDTVNDRVAGLEAGADDYLIKPFDITELVARLHALLRRGTALPQRGAARTIGSVHIDPASRLVFADGVRVDLTKREFELLAALSDNIGVVVARERLMELVWGYDFSADTNVVDVFISYLRRKLEAGGAARVVQTVRGVGFVLREDPVR; encoded by the coding sequence ATTCTGATGGTGGACGACGACCCGGACGTGCGCCGCTCGGTGGCTCGTGGTCTGCGAATGTCCGGGTTCACCGTCGACACCGCAGTGGACGGCCGCGACGCCCTCCGCCAGGTCGGCGCCGCCGCGCCGGACGCGGTGGTGCTCGACATCCAGATGCCCGGCCTCGACGGGGTCGCGGTGGTCACGGCCTTGCGAGCGATGGGCAACGACGTCCCTATCTGCGTGCTCAGCGCGTTGGACACCGTCAACGACCGGGTTGCCGGCTTGGAGGCGGGCGCCGACGACTACCTGATCAAGCCTTTCGACATCACCGAACTGGTGGCGCGGTTGCATGCCTTGCTGCGCCGAGGAACGGCACTCCCCCAGCGCGGTGCGGCGCGCACGATCGGCTCCGTTCACATCGACCCGGCCAGTCGACTCGTCTTCGCCGACGGAGTTCGAGTCGATCTGACCAAACGGGAGTTCGAACTGCTCGCGGCGTTGAGTGACAACATCGGTGTCGTCGTGGCCCGGGAACGGTTGATGGAGCTGGTCTGGGGTTACGACTTCAGCGCCGACACCAATGTCGTCGACGTGTTCATCAGTTATCTCCGCAGGAAACTCGAAGCCGGCGGGGCCGCGCGGGTGGTCCAGACCGTGCGTGGTGTCGGATTCGTCCTGCGCGAGGACCCGGTCCGGTGA
- a CDS encoding hemophore-related protein, which produces MSRVIRAAIVAVGVSVVGGLSVSAAQAAPLSHLDKAPTPTAVCTAGQIAAARADSAPKVSAYLQAHPDVDQELTALRMEPRDQRKSDAKAYFAAHPDAAAALKDARSAEHALRQQCRMR; this is translated from the coding sequence ATGAGCAGGGTAATTCGGGCAGCGATTGTGGCGGTCGGGGTATCGGTGGTGGGTGGATTGTCGGTCTCCGCGGCGCAGGCCGCTCCGCTCTCCCATCTGGACAAGGCGCCGACACCGACCGCGGTGTGCACCGCGGGACAGATCGCCGCCGCCCGCGCCGACAGCGCACCGAAAGTCTCCGCATATCTGCAGGCGCATCCCGACGTCGATCAGGAACTGACCGCACTGCGGATGGAGCCTAGGGACCAGCGCAAGTCCGACGCGAAGGCGTACTTCGCCGCGCACCCGGATGCCGCGGCGGCGTTGAAAGACGCTCGCTCGGCCGAACACGCCCTGCGACAGCAGTGCCGGATGCGATAA
- a CDS encoding polysaccharide deacetylase family protein: MDRRQFLTLLASATVAIATGAGYAISGRATAGEAMPDPTEPGPPPAPAPPPASPPVLPPPPPASRVRLPGGGALTALPGTGDLLALTVDDGVNSEVVRLYTQFAKDTGIRLTYFVNGQYPSWTDNTALLRPLVDSGQIQLGNHTWSHPDLTTVSKSRIAEELTKNDRFLKNTYGVDATPYFRPPYGNHNTTVDAVAASLGYTVPTLWFGSLSDSQLITEDYLMQMADKYFTPQAIVIGHLNYLPVTHVYPHLVQIIRDRKLRTVTLHDVFLQP, encoded by the coding sequence GTGGATCGACGTCAGTTCTTGACCCTGCTCGCCTCGGCGACCGTGGCCATCGCCACCGGTGCGGGCTACGCAATCAGCGGCCGCGCCACGGCGGGCGAAGCAATGCCCGATCCCACCGAGCCGGGCCCACCCCCGGCACCCGCGCCCCCTCCGGCGAGTCCGCCGGTATTACCGCCACCGCCGCCGGCGTCGAGGGTCCGGTTACCCGGCGGCGGCGCGTTGACCGCACTGCCAGGCACGGGGGATCTTCTCGCGCTCACCGTCGACGACGGTGTGAACAGCGAGGTCGTCCGCCTCTACACCCAGTTCGCGAAGGACACGGGCATCCGACTCACCTATTTCGTGAACGGGCAGTACCCGTCCTGGACCGACAACACGGCGCTGTTGCGGCCGTTGGTGGACTCCGGTCAGATCCAGCTCGGCAACCACACCTGGTCTCACCCGGATCTGACCACGGTGTCGAAATCCAGGATCGCGGAGGAATTGACCAAGAACGACAGGTTTCTGAAGAACACCTACGGTGTCGATGCAACACCATATTTTCGTCCTCCGTACGGCAACCACAACACCACGGTCGATGCGGTGGCCGCGAGCCTCGGATACACCGTCCCCACCCTGTGGTTCGGGTCCTTGTCCGACTCCCAGCTGATCACCGAGGACTATCTGATGCAGATGGCCGACAAGTACTTCACCCCGCAGGCAATCGTCATCGGACACCTCAATTACCTGCCCGTCACCCACGTGTATCCGCACCTCGTTCAGATCATCCGCGACCGCAAACTCCGAACCGTCACTCTGCACGACGTCTTTCTACAGCCATAG
- the phoU gene encoding phosphate signaling complex protein PhoU, with product MYRVLAAGDAGAGAIGSRRRPHAVSTGAICGHAETAIADATRALLAADLRAAEQVISPREWFDDAAQGWENKAFALIALQAPVAADLRILVGGLHISADLQRMGGLAIHICKLTRRRHPTYVLPVEVREIFTNMGRLAAAHTAEAGDVLRNRNVERARRLEHTDDEMDDLNRTLLAHTTSGHWPHGVQAAIDVTLLGRFYERFYDHAVEIGRQVVFMETGKRDTT from the coding sequence GTGTACCGAGTCCTCGCCGCTGGCGACGCGGGGGCCGGTGCGATCGGCTCCCGCCGGCGCCCCCATGCGGTGTCGACGGGAGCGATATGCGGGCATGCCGAAACGGCCATCGCGGATGCCACCCGGGCCCTTCTGGCCGCCGATCTCCGCGCGGCCGAACAGGTGATCTCCCCTCGCGAATGGTTCGATGATGCCGCACAGGGATGGGAGAACAAGGCTTTCGCGCTCATCGCGCTGCAGGCCCCCGTCGCGGCGGACCTGCGGATCTTGGTCGGCGGGCTGCACATCTCCGCCGATCTGCAGAGGATGGGCGGACTCGCAATCCATATCTGTAAGCTCACCCGCCGTCGGCACCCCACCTACGTGCTCCCGGTGGAGGTGCGCGAAATCTTCACGAATATGGGACGACTCGCCGCCGCCCACACGGCGGAGGCCGGCGATGTCCTGCGGAACCGGAACGTCGAACGGGCCAGGAGGCTCGAGCACACCGACGACGAGATGGACGATCTCAACCGTACTCTGCTCGCACACACCACCTCCGGGCATTGGCCACACGGAGTCCAAGCCGCAATCGATGTGACGCTGCTCGGCCGCTTCTACGAACGCTTCTACGATCACGCCGTGGAAATCGGTCGGCAGGTGGTTTTCATGGAAACCGGCAAGCGGGACACGACGTAA
- a CDS encoding DUF2127 domain-containing protein has translation MDFALRSCSWHGHETYAPDEPALRARLRVDTPAGEAWRCLRCANFVPGPPKASGPADKAPEVPRGRLLRDRVIMRLLAVERVLRALVLILVALGIFHLRTSKTHVKESFDNELPLIRPLANQLGWNIDESKIIKTIDDTFALSSTTLTWLALAILLYALLQLIEAVGLWLVRRWGEYFAVVATSLFLPLEIFELFEKVTVLRVVLLLVNIAAVVWLIWSKRLFGVRGGGRRYHEEHSAESLLTVERAAVLESGKLDTEAPAVQRAE, from the coding sequence GTGGACTTCGCGCTCCGCTCGTGCAGTTGGCACGGGCACGAGACCTACGCCCCTGACGAACCGGCGCTGCGGGCCCGGTTGCGGGTGGACACGCCGGCGGGTGAAGCATGGCGGTGTCTGCGCTGCGCCAACTTCGTTCCCGGCCCGCCGAAGGCGTCCGGGCCGGCCGACAAGGCCCCGGAGGTTCCGCGTGGGCGCTTGCTGCGGGATCGGGTCATTATGCGCCTGCTCGCGGTCGAACGCGTGCTCCGAGCGCTCGTACTGATTCTGGTGGCCTTGGGTATTTTTCATCTCCGGACGTCGAAGACGCATGTGAAGGAGTCGTTCGACAACGAACTTCCCCTCATCCGGCCCCTCGCGAACCAGTTGGGCTGGAATATCGACGAGTCGAAGATTATCAAGACCATCGACGACACCTTCGCGCTGTCGTCGACCACGCTGACCTGGCTGGCGCTTGCCATACTGCTATATGCGCTACTGCAGTTGATCGAGGCGGTCGGTCTGTGGCTCGTCAGGCGGTGGGGCGAGTATTTCGCCGTCGTCGCGACCAGCCTTTTCCTTCCACTGGAGATTTTCGAGCTTTTCGAGAAGGTGACGGTGCTGCGGGTAGTCCTGTTGCTCGTGAACATCGCCGCCGTCGTGTGGCTGATCTGGAGTAAACGGCTGTTCGGCGTCCGTGGTGGGGGCCGCAGATACCACGAGGAGCACAGCGCGGAGAGTTTGCTGACCGTCGAGCGTGCCGCGGTCCTCGAGTCAGGAAAGCTCGACACGGAAGCGCCAGCTGTCCAGCGGGCCGAATGA
- a CDS encoding flotillin family protein: MFGYRVPAPDEAMLISGGRSGGNAPFRVVTGHGTFIMPFFRKVRFLTLAMCEAEVEERCVTQQGISLNVRAVIAFKVGNDSESIISAGQRFLSDQDQMSVLTGRIFAGHLRSIIGSMTVEQIIKERQKLASEVLDGSKEEMVKIGLTVDALQIQSIDDGNLGYILAMSAPHNAAIQQQAQIAQSRANQAAAEAEQESQRNQAQFARETAIVQAQYKAEVDRAQAEAAQAGPLAQAQAQREVLAMKTELAQRAAELRQQELVAEVVKPAEAEAERVRILALADAEKMKIQAEAAASHDRVALDRMLIDQLPEIVKQAAQGLSGANLTVLNGADGLGEIATGLVGQGLAIFESLRAGVAQQQPSGHASDSSPDRVQLNQRSV, encoded by the coding sequence ATGTTCGGTTACCGGGTGCCTGCACCAGATGAGGCAATGCTGATCTCGGGCGGGCGAAGCGGAGGTAATGCACCGTTCCGGGTCGTCACCGGTCATGGCACCTTCATCATGCCGTTCTTCCGCAAGGTCCGATTCCTGACGTTGGCGATGTGTGAGGCCGAGGTCGAGGAGCGATGCGTGACCCAGCAGGGAATCAGTCTCAACGTTCGCGCCGTCATCGCGTTCAAGGTCGGAAACGACAGCGAAAGTATCATCAGTGCGGGCCAACGCTTTCTGTCCGACCAGGATCAGATGTCGGTGCTCACCGGCCGCATCTTCGCCGGGCATCTGCGCTCGATCATCGGATCGATGACGGTCGAGCAGATCATCAAGGAACGGCAGAAACTCGCGAGCGAGGTGCTCGACGGGTCGAAGGAGGAAATGGTCAAGATCGGGTTGACCGTCGACGCGTTGCAGATCCAGTCGATCGACGACGGTAACCTCGGTTACATCCTCGCGATGTCCGCGCCGCACAACGCAGCCATTCAACAGCAGGCGCAGATCGCGCAGTCTCGCGCCAATCAGGCGGCGGCGGAGGCGGAGCAGGAGTCGCAGCGCAATCAAGCGCAGTTCGCGCGGGAGACCGCGATCGTGCAGGCGCAGTACAAAGCCGAGGTCGACAGGGCCCAGGCCGAAGCTGCACAGGCAGGTCCGTTGGCGCAGGCCCAGGCGCAACGCGAGGTGCTGGCGATGAAGACGGAACTGGCGCAGCGCGCGGCCGAGCTACGCCAGCAGGAGCTGGTCGCCGAGGTGGTCAAACCTGCCGAGGCGGAGGCGGAGCGCGTCCGGATTCTCGCCCTCGCGGACGCGGAGAAGATGAAGATTCAGGCCGAGGCCGCCGCGTCACACGACCGGGTGGCATTGGACCGGATGCTGATCGACCAGCTGCCCGAAATTGTCAAGCAGGCTGCGCAGGGTCTATCGGGAGCGAATCTGACCGTACTCAACGGCGCCGACGGTCTCGGCGAGATCGCCACCGGCCTGGTCGGCCAGGGGCTTGCCATCTTCGAGTCCCTGCGGGCAGGGGTAGCCCAACAGCAACCGTCCGGGCACGCTTCGGATTCCTCACCCGACCGCGTCCAGCTGAACCAGCGTTCGGTGTAG